From one Lycium barbarum isolate Lr01 chromosome 6, ASM1917538v2, whole genome shotgun sequence genomic stretch:
- the LOC132644116 gene encoding alcohol dehydrogenase 1-like: MDVVKPAKRVKCGYIWTGSFRPCCCSAEGARIAGASRIIGVDLNGVEDSRKQLIHEFYLFSTAKKFGVTEFLNSMDSFPNGSICNKRKEASMGQKLIIIYWILDCLIGLSEEPSLETTSVISRPGLPSVVEKHMNKELELEKFITHKSHLLRSTRLLS, encoded by the exons ATGGATGTAGTTAAACCAGCAAAAAGGGTGAAGTGTGGCTATATTTGGACTGGAAGCTTCAGGCCTTGCT GCTGCTCTGCTGAAGGAGCAAGAATTGCTGGTGCTTCAAGGATAATTGGTGTTGATTTAAATGGAGTAGAAGATTCGAGGAAG CAACTCATTCATGAATTTTACCTCTTTTCTACAGCTAAGAAATTTGGTGTGACAGAATTTTTGAACTCAATGGATTCTTTCCCTAATGGATCAATTTGCAACAAAAGAAAAGAGGCATCCATGGGTCAGAAATTGATAATTATTTATTGGATTCTTGATTGCTTGATCG GACTCTCAGAGGAACCTTCTTTGGAAACTACAAGCGTCATCAGTCGTCCCGGCCTTCCTTCTGTAGTTGAGAAACACATGAACAAGGAACTTGAATTGGAGAAGTTCATCACTCATAAATCCCATTTGCTCAGATCAACAAGGCTTTTGAGTTAA